The following are encoded in a window of Oncorhynchus keta strain PuntledgeMale-10-30-2019 chromosome 10, Oket_V2, whole genome shotgun sequence genomic DNA:
- the LOC118388683 gene encoding nck-associated protein 5-like isoform X3: MESEETELRDCDEAFESEEGDVEPYLEEPASSRELLERLRELEADNSVLALANESQREAYERCLDEVANHVVQALLSQKDLREECIKLKMRVFDLERQNRTLTELFAQKLHPQDSSLQQLQLVSVPEHSTEPLTMDSDKLLVSQSQSELKSNGDHTQNGTAGLAPAPATSIEALSPFFKKKAHILEVLRKLEESDPLKFHPSSCLSPHHDLGQALVSMERDQMSLISSVGLPSSQHLVAHPSSHCHFSSSDSDNHDYTNREGALQEDHALHKQHQHRDCQSCQMLSQKSSLDSLLKCAQVHGAAHPGRVESLNGQAWAEDQGALAQSTGLPQAAALPHLLSTGSTSQCYMHKTAVNSLEQPPELLVSSDPISSLIQANLNGMLRKETRNFQRHKDRHPFGKPLPRAEVQPSHSEDVKHTSLTQNRDSPEECCYLEEEAASVAHNVNNSLHTSTSHTDPVATETDPGYQEEQEVSKQVCNGLYFSSNETSVCKKVAVELYSPAPVPERTSSAQALPPSGKSKLALSPTFSTGLGEVKPSPISSPSRLLKFLKIPTGMNQAQPGNPLRLSPQLTRSSKIPCRNNNNYEVYHSPVLTRKATTTEREKQLSSSPYSAPTSPPKPEDSAGPPPTVKEIAFSSHFAPKPSHSTKAAPSSSSHTQRGSQKVAHYEKVCTSDGTPQYLPYTQPEGLVDKQQQEENLLSHPSSQHPDSSPEPDDQDTDHDTDQDTDQGTDQGTDSESPVWHKPHQHFSLPSSSSAAASKAHSSRPSYSSMRDRHHEHRATLEPSQPICEPPQPTQSAARQGDRSPGFSTPKRLVQGKPQSESSHHPFKERLAALGKLKSTENLPVGAQPMDKKDVQSNVGKPPTNNIEKSKTAERQGERTGTEQHRHQKYTDSLEGKQYPKTSLCSHPRVPGPIHESGAKSSATPSSIPKAEQESSFSPRIYVAKADGPKIKMGTLSSNTETSSVVRSYGKCPITRSHHSKTTPSPQNSPTKVSSKSPSKVGQASSYPRGVRPAHEDRALAQRHLPRLEDKSKLLASKKKTFIHAESFPPPPPLPPRSSTDAIMKNDKKQYSSGPPVPQSAIEQKVMRGIEENMLKLQEQDRGQLVEPKQKASNGIASWFGLRKSKLPALSRKPEVSKLKNNMSSSPSSSSASGGGAKDFKSGGPRKVVESLNISMLMEKAEDLRKALEEERAYVNGVGMDRSGRGHSCEVVMDQAQGQLSLMYRGVTADNFMQQLLNSPSTSCSGNRVDERGAIPTTFGMAHRRLSFDSKRSRPIFGHQRDGISHTKSRDEMDQASDMIGKDEVTSDESLAESISSQHITGSGASMRTLDSGIGTFPMPDYASNAAGKSITKGKSQGEQGFSGSQGKHGAKMKVSRKAHTLERELSSLDEVNPSILYGSGLEGKGPNMHLSSTIHEDIDAYGAHMQNPPTKDWTFPNLKGSAGVSEVYLDVQGDPGSQRTPSRRSLKQCVPQGPLAADPCSLPLPPQTGLSTRGKGRMPSAPEVGKDGGLELVKERPEDIMSPRETPESLSDSLYDSLSSCGSQG; the protein is encoded by the exons GCTGATAATTCAGTCCTGGCCCTTGCGaatgagagccagagagaggcgtATGAAAGGTGTCTGGATGAG GTTGCCAACCACGTGGTACAGGCCCTTCTGAGTCAAAAG GACCTGCGGGAGGAGTGTATTAAGTTGAAGATGCGTGTGTTTGAtctggagagacagaacagaactcTGACTGAGCTCTTTGCCCAGAAACTACACCCCCAGGATAGCTCTCTGCAACAG TTGCAGTTGGTGTCTGTCCCAGAGCACAGCACAGAGCCCCTGACCATGGACAGTGACAAGCTGCTGGTGTCCCAGAGCCAAAGCGAACTCAAG AGCAATGGGGACCACACACAGAACGGAACAGCCGGCTTGGCCCCGGCCCCTGCCACCTCCATAGAGGCCCTGTCTCCGTTCTTCAAAAAGAAAGCACACATCCTGGAAGTATTGCGCAAGCTGGAGGAGTCGGACCCCCTCAAGTTCCACCCCTCCTCCTGCCTGTCCCCACACCACGACCTGGGTCAGGCGCTGGTTTCCATGGAAAGAGACCAGATGTCCCTGATATCCTCTGTGGGGTTACCCTCTTCTCAGCACCTGGTAGCACATCCCTCGTCACACTGCCACTTCTCCAGCTCAGACTCGGACAACCATGATTATACCAACAGAGAAGGGGCTCTCCAGGAGGACCATGCCCTGCACAAACAGCACCAGCACAGGGACTGCCAGTCCTGCCAAATGCTCTCCCAGAAGAGTAGCCTGGACAGCCTGCTGAAGTGTGCCCAGGTCCACGGCGCCGCACACCCGGGCAGAGTGGAGAGCCTCAACGGGCAGGCCTGGGCAGAGGACCAGGGGGCGTTGGCACAGAGCACAGGCCTTCCCCAGGCAGCagctctcccccacctcctctctactGGCAGCACAAGCCAGTGCTACATGCACAAAACAGCAGTGAACTCTCTAGAGCAGCCTCCAGAACTTCTGGTTTCTTCTGATCCAATCTCCTCGCTAATCCAAGCCAACCTCAACGGGATGCTACGGAAGGAGACCAGGAACTTtcaaagacacaaagacaggCATCCGTTTGGCAAACCGCTGCCTCGGGCTGAAGTGCAACCCTCTCACAGTGAGGATGTGAAGCACACGTCGCTGACCCAAAACAGGGACAGTCCGGAGGAGTGCTGCTACCTGGAAGAAGAGGCTGCATCAGTGGCACACAATGTGAACAACAGCCTGCACACCTCTACCTCACATACAGACCCTGTTGCCACGGAGACGGACCCAGGGTATCAAGAGGAGCAGGAAGTGAGCAAGCAGGTCTGCAACGGGCTCTACTTCTCCTCCAATGAGACGTCTGTCTGCAAGAAGGTGGCGGTGGAGTTGTACTCTCCAGCCCCGGTTCCCGAGAGGACCAGCTCAGCTCAGGCCCTGCCTCCCTCTGGCAAGAGCAAGCTTGCACTCAGCCCCACCTTTTCCACAGGCCTAGGTGAAGTCAAGCCCTCCCCCATTTCCTCCCCGTCCCGGCTGCTCAAGTTCCTGAAGATCCCGACGGGGATGAACCAGGCACAACCAGGCAACCCCCTCCGTTTAAGTCCCCAGCTCACCCGCAGCTCCAAGATCCCCTGCAGGAACAACAACAACTATGAGGTGTACCACTCACCTGTCCTGACCCGCAAAGCCACCACCACGGAGAGGGAGAAGCAGCTGTCCTCATCCCCCTACTCTGCCCCCACCTCGCCACCCAAGCCAGAGGACAGTGCGGGCCCCCCTCCCACAGTCAAGGAGATAGCTTTCAGCAGCCACTTTGCGCCCAAACCCAGCCACAGTACAAAGgcagccccctcctcctcttctcacaCACAAAGGGGCTCTCAGAAGGTGGCTCACTACGAGAAAGTCTGCACGTCAGATGGGACTCCCCAGTACCTCCCTTACACCCAACCTGAGGGGCTTGTAGacaagcagcagcaggaggagaacCTACTCAGCCACCCATCTTCACAGCACCCTGACTCATCCCCAGAACCAGATGACCAGGACACTGACCACGACACTGACCAGGACACTGACCAGGGCACTGACCAGGGCACTGACTCAGAAAGCCCTGTCTGGCACAAACCCCACCAACACTTCAGCCTACCCTCCTCGTCCTCTGCCGCTGCTAGTAAAGCACACAGTAGTCGCCCAAGCTACTCCAGCATGAGGGACAGGCACCATGAGCACCGTGCAACTCTGGAGCCCAGTCAGCCAATCTGTGAACCCCCCCAGCCAACCCAGTCTGCAGCCAGGCAAGGTGACCGGTCACCTGGGTTTTCCACCCCCAAGAGGCTGGTGCAGGGAAAACCCCAGAGTGAGTCCAGTCACCACCCATTCAAAGAGCGCCTGGCTGCTCTGGGGAAACTGAAGAGCACAGAGAACCTGCCAGTAGGTGCACAGCCCATGGACAAGAAGGATGTACAAAGTAACGTGGGTAAACCCCCCACCAACAATATTGAGAAAAGCAAGACTGCTGAAAGGCAAGGCGAGAGAACTGGGACAGAGCAGCACAGACATCAGAAATACACTGATTCCCTGGAAGGGAAGCAATACCCCAAAACCAGCCTCTGCAGTCACCCCAGGGTGCCAGGTCCAATACATGAATCAGGCGCCAAATCATCAGCTACCCCATCATCCATACCCAAGGCAGAGCAGGAGTCATCATTCTCTCCCCGGATATATGTAGCGAAAGCAGATGGTCCAAAGATCAAGATGGGCACATTATCCTCCAATACAGAGACCTCTTCGGTGGTTAGGAGCTATGGGAAGTGCCCCATCACCCGGAGCCACCACAGTAAAACTACCCCTAGCCCTCAAAACAGCCCCACTAAAGTTTCCTCAAAGTCCCCTTCAAAGGTCGGCCAGGCTTCCTCTTACCCCCGAGGGGTCAGGCCTGCTCACGAGGACCGCGCCCTGGCTCAGAGACACCTGCCCAGGCTGGAGGACAAAAGCAAACTCCTGGCCAGCAAGAAGAAGACCTTCATCCACGCAGAGAGCttcccgcctcctcctcctctgccacCGCGGTCGTCTACTGATGCCATCATGAAAAACGACAAGAAGCAGTACTCGTCCGGCCCACCAGTGCCCCAGTCGGCCATCGAGCAGAAAGTAATGCGTGGCATCGAGGAGAACATGCTTAAGCTGCAGGAGCAGGACCGGGGCCAGTTGGTTGAGCCCAAGCAAAAGGCTTCCAACGGCATCGCCAGCTGGTTCGGCCTGAGGAAGAGCAAGCTCCCCGCCCTCAGCCGTAAACCAGAAGTGTCCAAGCTCAAGAACAACATGTCATCCTCTCCTTCGTCGTCCTCTGCCTCCGGCGGAGGGGCTAAGGACTTTAAGTCAGGTGGGCCCCGGAAGGTGGTGGAGAGCCTGAACATCTCCATGCTGATGGAGAAGGCAGAGGACCTGCGGAAGGCATTGGAGGAGGAGCGGGCATATGTGAACGGGGTCGGGATGGACCGCTCCGGCAGGGGCCACTCCTGTGAGGTGGTGATGGACCAGGCCCAGGGCCAACTGTCACTCATGTACAGAGGAGTGACCGCAGACAACTTCATGCAGCAGCTCCTCAACAG TCCCTCGACGTCTTGTTCTGGAAACAGGGTGGACGAGAGGGGAGCTATACCTACCACCTTTGGAATGGCACACAGACGCCTCTCCTTTGACTCGAAGAGGTCGCGGCCCATCTTTGGTCACCAGAGGGATGGGATCAGCCACACAAAGAGCAGGGACGAGATGGACCAG gcttctgaTATGATTGGCAAGGATGAGGTCACATCAGACGAGAGCTTGGCAGAGTCAATTAGTTCCCAGCACATTACAG GTTCTGGTGCATCCATGCGTACCCTCGACAGTGGCATCGGCACGTTCCCCATGCCAGACTATGCCAGTAATGCAGCAGGGAAGAGCATCACTAAGGGGAAGTCACAGGGAGAGCAAGGGTTTTCAGGCTCCCAGGGGAAACATGGGGCCAAGATGAAAGTTTCGCGGAAAGCCCATACGCTGGAGAGAGAGCTGTCATCTCTGGATGAAGTCAACCCATCTATCCTGTATGGCTCAGGACTGGAGGGAAAAGGTCCCAACATGCACCTGTCCAGCACCATCCATGAGG ACATTGATGCCTACGGGGCTCATATGCAAAATCCCCCAACCAAGGACTGGACCTTTCCCAACCTGAAAGGCTCTGCAGGAGTCAGTGAAGTTTACCTGGATGTGCAGGGAGACCCGGGCAGCCAGAGGACACCCTCCAGAAGG aGTTTGAAACAGTGTGTCCCCCAGGGCCCCCTGGCTGCTGACCCATGCAGCCTCCCCTTGCCACCCCAGACGGGGCTCAGCACACGGGGTAAGGGGAGGATGCCCAGTGCCCCAGAGGTGGGGAAGGACGGAGGGCTGGAGCTGGTGAAGGAGAGACCAGAAGATATCATGTCCCCAAGAGAGACGCCCGAATCCCTCAGTGACTCCCTCTACGACAGCCTGTCCTCCTGTGGCAGCCAGGGTTGA